A genomic segment from Triticum dicoccoides isolate Atlit2015 ecotype Zavitan chromosome 1A, WEW_v2.0, whole genome shotgun sequence encodes:
- the LOC119285217 gene encoding metacaspase-4-like: MGRKRAVLVGINYAGTKAELKGCHNDVARMRRCLVDRFGFEDAGIRVLSDADRAAPQQQPTGANIRRELARLVADARPGDSLFFHYSGHGTRLPAETGQDDDTGFDECIVPSDMNLITDQDFTELVQKVPDGCLFTIVSDSCHSGGLLDKAKEQIGHSTKQNKAQQGKREERSDSGSGGFRSFLKQTVRDAFESQGVHFPRRGGQQSSYDDDDAEAEAPSLDSGTDGHVKNRSLPLSTFIEMLKEKTGKEDIEVGSIRMTLFNVFGEDASPKIKKFMKVMLEKLQQGQHGGVVGLVGALAQELLRAKLQGKQEELKPAMEQEVHGVEEVYAGTAARAPHNGVLISGCQTDQTSADATTAKGLSYGALSNAIQAILAEKDGKVSNKELVLRARGLLSKQGYKQQPGLYCSDRHTETRTPCVAKIGLFDVSSQNNNHMLSDQDFTELVRKVPDGCLFTMEQTGKDDVGVGSIRTTLFHHFGDDATPKIKKFVKAVVGGNGKLRHGADQAATVTELIPKAKPEGGGQAGALGPAMEQEVWSVEEVYAGATAKVPPPRNGVLISGCQTDESSADLTTASGVSYGALSNAIQAVLAEEKRGKKVTNRELVQRARGLLAKQGYVQQPGLYCSDEHADAAFIC; this comes from the exons ATGGGGCGGAAGCGCGCGGTGCTGGTGGGCATCAACTACGCGGGCACCAAGGCGGAGCTCAAGGGCTGCCACAACGACGTGGCCCGCATGCGCCGCTGCCTCGTCGACCGCTTCGGCTTCGAAGACGCCGGCATCCGCGTCCTCTCCGACGCCGACCGGGCCGCGCCGCAGCAGCAGCCCACGGGCGCCAACATCCGCCGCGAGCTCGCGCGCCTCGTCGCCGACGCGCGCCCCGGGGACTCCCTCTTCTTCCACTACAGCGGCCACGGCACGCGCCTGCCGGCCGAGACCGGCCAGGACGACGACACCGGCTTCGACGAGTGCATCGTCCCCTCCGACATGAACCTCATCACAG ACCAAGATTTCACAGAGCTCGTGCAGAAAGTCCCAGATGGCTGCCTGTTCACCATAGTCTCTGACTCTTGCCACAGCGGTGGCCTGCTTGACAAGGCCAAGGAGCAGATTGGCCACAGCACAAAGCAGAACAAGGCgcagcaaggcaaacgggaagagcGGTCTGATTCCGGCTCGGGCGGCTTCCGGTCGTTCCTCAAACAGACCGTCCGGGACGCGTTCGAGTCCCAAGGAGTCCACTTCCCTCGCCGCGGCGGCCAGCAGAGCAGctacgacgacgacgacgctgaGGCCGAGGCGCCGAGCCTGGACTCAGGCACAGACGGGCACGTGAAGAACCGGTCGCTGCCCCTCTCGACATTCATCGAGATGCTCAAGGAGAAGACGGGGAAGGAGGACATCGAGGTGGGGTCGATCCGGATGACGCTGTTCAACGTCTTCGGCGAGGACGCGAGCCCCAAGATCAAGAAGTTCATGAAGGTGATGCTGGAGAAGCTGCAGCAggggcagcacggcggcgtggtgggccTGGTGGGCGCGCTGGCACAGGAGCTGCTGAGGGCCAAGCTGCAGGGCAAGCAGGAGGAGCTGAAGCCGGCCATGGAGCAGGAGGTGCACGGCGTGGAGGAGGTGTACGCCGGGACGGCGGCGAGGGCGCCCCACAACGGCGTCCTCATCAGCGGGTGCCAGACCGACCAGACCTCGGCGGACGCGACGACCGCCAAGGGCCTGTCCTACGGCGCGCTCAGCAACGCCATCCAGGCCATCCTCGCGGAGAAGGACGGCAAGGTGAGCAACAAGGAGCTGGTGCTGAGGGCGCGCGGGCTGCTGTCCAAGCAGGGGTACAAGCAGCAGCCTGGGCTCTACTGCAGCGACAGGCACACCGAG ACCCGGACGCCATGTGTTGCTAAGATTGGACTGTTTGATGTTTCATCTCAGAATAACAATCACATGCTCTCAG ACCAAGATTTCACGGAGCTGGTGCGGAAAGTGCCCGATGGCTgcctcttcaccatg GAGCAGACCGGCAAGGACGACGTCGGCGTGGGCTCCATCCGGACGACGCTGTTCCACCACTTCGGCGACGACGCCACGCCCAAGATCAAGAAGTTCGTCAAGGCCGTGGTGGGCGGCAACGGCAAGCTCCGGCATGGCGCTGATCAGGCCGCCACGGTCACGGAGCTGATCCCGAAGGCCAAGCCGGAGGGCGGGGGTCAGGCCGGCGCGCTCGGGCCAGCCATGGAGCAGGAGGTGTGGAGCGTCGAGGAGGTGTACGCGGGGGCCACGGCGAAGGTGCCGCCGCCACGCAACGGCGTCCTGATCAGCGGGTGCCAGACGGACGAGTCCTCGGCGGACCTGACCACGGCCAGCGGCGTGTCCTACGGCGCGCTCAGCAATGCCATCCAGGCCGTCCTCGCGGAGGAGAAGCGCGGGAAGAAGGTGACCAACAGGGAGCTCGTGCAGAGAGCGCGCGGGCTGCTGGCCAAGCAGGGCTACGTCCAGCAGCCTGGCCTCTACTGCAGTGATGAGCACGCTGATGCTGCCTTCATTTGCTGA
- the LOC119285227 gene encoding uncharacterized protein LOC119285227, translating to MRCGSARGQLLLLFLVPKLLLHRLFTDVRYSLWIDGKLKLVKDPYQLLERFLWRKNVRFAISRHYRLFDVLEEAEANKAGGKYDNASIDNQIEFYKREGLTHYSSAKFLITSDVPEGCVTIGEHIPITNLFTCLWFNEVDRSTSRDQLSFSAARDKIRSRVLFDN from the exons GTTCCAAAACTATTACTTCATCGACTCTTTACTGATGTGCGGTATTCACTCTGGATCGATGGGAAACTTAAACTTGTGAAGGATCCTTATCAGTTGTTAGAGAG ATTCTTGTGGAGGAAAAATGTGCGCTTCGCTATTTCCAGGCATTATAGACTCTTTGATGTCCTTGAGGAAGCTGAGGCCAACAAGGCTGGTGGGAAGTATGATAATGCTTCAATCGATAACCAAATAGAGTTCTACAAGAGAGAGGGTTTAACCCATTATTCATCAGCTAAGTTCCTTATTACAAGCG ATGTCCCCGAGGGCTGTGTAACTATAGGAGAGCACATACCCATCACCAATCTATTCACATGCCTTTGGTTCAATGAAGTTGATCGTTCCACCTCAAGAGATCAGCTAAGCTTTAGCGCAGCGAGGGATAAAATAAgatcaagagttctttttgacaactAA